In Chryseobacterium gotjawalense, the following are encoded in one genomic region:
- a CDS encoding PspC domain-containing protein, whose translation MNKTLSIGLAGFSFTIEEHAYIKLSDYLAALRSSLDITEADEVMHDIEIRMVEIFNDALGKREVINDTDVERVIAQIGSPEKIEEQEEAYFSEKTTNAKKDQKSSAGFTGQKQLFRDPERAKIGGVCAGLAHYVGMDVGAMRAIWLGIAILGIFTAAISTSLIILIYVILWIVLPKAETATDFLKMKGKPLNFDNLKEESTKIVQFANESTQRVGEIYNENKPYIDKAGNGLWNLVRYVLGVILAMMGLSLLIGSFAILGFGFSGASNINFFSNLGFYLQDSNLGFIVIALSFLTTFIPGLIFSYLAIKLFSPKTKFHNTGYVIGALALIWIGLVAATGFTAIKFKTQYSGTNDDIENIAINTTSDSILIDVKKVVIPQNFKSFWDDVYSDGKTIYKQDYPRIDVTRKDVKAPYLEIKKRADGYNLPLRVTVPLEIIDNKITLPNYFSYPYNDRFRDYRVDYELIIPKHMKVISLHDERGFSVNDDERNDDHDRDTGSDSVSVSSGSNSIVVPSDNADSIIINGKKVGKKEAELIIKKMKMETHDIEDVNISIKNGKKEISIKTK comes from the coding sequence ATGAATAAGACACTCTCAATAGGACTTGCCGGTTTCTCTTTCACCATAGAGGAACACGCATACATCAAACTTAGCGACTATCTTGCCGCCCTCAGAAGTTCTTTGGATATTACCGAAGCTGATGAAGTGATGCACGATATCGAAATCAGAATGGTCGAAATATTTAATGACGCACTCGGAAAACGCGAAGTGATAAATGATACTGATGTTGAAAGAGTAATTGCTCAAATTGGTTCACCAGAAAAAATCGAAGAACAGGAAGAAGCTTATTTCTCAGAAAAAACGACCAACGCCAAAAAAGACCAAAAATCTTCTGCAGGTTTTACCGGTCAGAAACAATTATTCCGTGATCCTGAACGGGCGAAAATTGGTGGCGTCTGCGCAGGTTTGGCACATTATGTCGGAATGGATGTTGGTGCAATGCGCGCAATTTGGTTAGGAATTGCCATTTTGGGAATTTTCACTGCTGCAATCTCTACTTCATTAATTATTTTAATTTACGTCATCCTGTGGATTGTTTTACCCAAAGCAGAAACGGCTACCGACTTTTTAAAAATGAAGGGTAAACCTTTAAATTTTGATAATCTAAAGGAAGAATCGACCAAGATTGTGCAGTTTGCCAATGAATCTACCCAACGGGTAGGCGAAATTTATAATGAAAATAAACCCTATATCGACAAAGCAGGAAACGGACTTTGGAATTTAGTGAGATATGTATTGGGCGTAATTCTTGCAATGATGGGCCTTTCATTGCTGATTGGATCATTTGCAATCCTCGGTTTCGGTTTTTCCGGAGCCAGCAATATTAATTTTTTCAGCAATTTAGGATTTTATTTACAGGACAGCAATCTTGGTTTTATCGTGATCGCATTGTCATTTCTTACGACCTTTATTCCCGGATTGATTTTTTCTTACCTCGCAATAAAGTTGTTTTCGCCTAAAACTAAATTTCATAATACGGGCTATGTTATTGGCGCTCTAGCTTTAATATGGATTGGATTGGTCGCTGCAACTGGGTTTACTGCTATTAAATTCAAAACGCAATACAGTGGAACCAATGATGATATCGAAAATATTGCCATCAATACCACCTCAGATTCTATCCTTATCGATGTGAAAAAAGTCGTCATTCCACAAAATTTCAAATCATTCTGGGACGATGTTTACTCTGATGGAAAAACTATTTACAAGCAGGATTACCCAAGAATAGATGTGACCAGAAAAGACGTGAAAGCTCCTTATCTTGAAATCAAAAAAAGAGCAGACGGTTACAATTTGCCATTGCGCGTAACCGTTCCACTGGAAATTATTGACAATAAAATTACGCTGCCGAATTATTTTTCTTATCCTTACAATGATCGTTTTCGTGATTATAGAGTGGATTATGAGTTAATCATACCGAAACACATGAAGGTGATTTCGCTGCATGATGAGCGTGGTTTCTCTGTAAATGATGACGAGCGCAATGATGATCATGATAGAGATACCGGTAGTGATTCGGTATCGGTAAGTTCCGGCAGTAATTCGATTGTCGTTCCTTCTGATAACGCCGATTCTATTATTATCAATGGTAAAAAAGTTGGAAAGAAAGAAGCGGAATTAATCATCAAAAAAATGAAGATGGAAACGCATGATATCGAAGATGTAAATATCTCCATCAAAAACGGAAAAAAGGAAATATCCATTAAAACCAAATAA
- a CDS encoding PadR family transcriptional regulator: MNTENTKAQMRKGILEFCILSLINEKEMYVSDLIDELKKGKLDVVEGTLYPLLTRLKNGEFLSYRWEESTGGPPRKYYQLTEKGKLFLAELLNTWNELTDSVNQITNKNNPADAPENSFEPNN; this comes from the coding sequence ATGAACACAGAAAACACCAAAGCGCAAATGCGAAAAGGCATTCTGGAATTCTGTATTTTGAGTTTAATCAATGAAAAGGAAATGTATGTTTCTGACCTCATTGATGAATTGAAAAAAGGAAAACTGGATGTGGTTGAAGGAACTCTTTACCCATTGCTGACCCGATTGAAAAACGGAGAATTTCTTTCCTACCGTTGGGAGGAATCTACCGGCGGACCACCGAGAAAATATTACCAGCTGACCGAGAAAGGAAAATTATTTCTCGCCGAACTGCTCAATACCTGGAATGAACTAACCGATTCTGTAAACCAAATTACTAACAAAAATAACCCTGCGGACGCTCCTGAAAACTCGTTCGAACCAAATAACTAA
- a CDS encoding T9SS type A sorting domain-containing protein encodes MKPSAELNLSDLKTGMYIVTLNMEDGTVKTFKTIKK; translated from the coding sequence ATGAAGCCTTCTGCAGAACTTAACCTTTCAGATTTGAAAACTGGAATGTATATCGTTACCCTTAACATGGAAGACGGAACGGTTAAAACGTTCAAAACAATCAAAAAATAA
- a CDS encoding chaperone modulator CbpM, with the protein MSERISREELVRIYNVEITFFDSLEEAGLLTTETENEIKYLPYDDLSTFEKFINWHYDLEVNMAGLEVISHLLNKIEKLSSEKFTVIKLG; encoded by the coding sequence ATGAGCGAAAGAATATCACGCGAAGAACTGGTAAGAATCTACAATGTGGAGATCACTTTTTTTGATTCATTGGAAGAAGCCGGCCTGCTCACAACCGAAACCGAAAACGAAATCAAATATTTGCCCTATGATGATTTATCGACCTTTGAAAAATTCATTAATTGGCATTATGATTTGGAGGTAAATATGGCAGGCCTAGAAGTAATCAGTCACTTATTAAATAAGATTGAAAAGCTTTCGAGCGAAAAATTTACAGTAATTAAGTTGGGATAA